From Pyrenophora tritici-repentis strain M4 chromosome 1, whole genome shotgun sequence, the proteins below share one genomic window:
- a CDS encoding FabG, Dehydrogenase with different specificities (related to short-chain alcohol dehydrogenase) has translation MAPLPTINKQGLSKELNEAPAETKPFDDMQGIKTIAGDLGAERVKGKVIIITGANSEIGIGRASAHQFARNGALAIYLCDFSSTNLSKHAQELRTLYPTVKIHTSQFDAAEEASVEKICQEALTTYSRLDVFFANAGIAPAKIFWEISDKEFMDVLRTNTLSVFLATKHASRAMLKTSDTKKYPGGSIIATASVAGLRASAGTTDYSASKAAVINVMQTCAYQLAGTGIRCNAICPGLIETGMTKVTYDAARQRGTERKIGQLNPLRRGGQPDEIARMVLFLASDEASYVNAQAMVVDGGLSGSLPFVMGKLA, from the exons ATGGCACCACTACCGACAATCAACAAGCAGGGACTGAGCAAGGAGCTTAATGAAGCTCCAGCTGAGACCAAGCCATTCGATGACATGCAAGGAATCAAGACTATAGCCGGTGATTTGGGTGCCGA AAGAGTCAAAGGCAAAGTCATCATCATAACCG GCGCAAACTCAGAAATCGGCATCGGCCGTGCCTCTGCTCACCAATTCGCCCGCAACGGCGCCCTCGCAATCTACCTCTGCGACTTCTCCTCCACCAACCTCTCCAAACACGCCCAAGAACTACGCACCCTCTACCCAACCGTCAAGATTCACACCTCGCAATTCGACGCCGCCGAAGAAGCCTCCGTCGAGAAAATCTGCCAAGAAGCCCTAACCACCTACTCACGTCTAGACGTATTCTTCGCAAACGCGGGTATCGCTCCCGCGAAGATCTTCTGGGAAATCTCAGACAAGGAGTTCATGGATGTACTCCGTACAAACACCTTATCCGTCTTCCTTGCTACAAAGCACGCTTCTCGTGCAATGCTTAAAACTTCTGACACGAAGAAATACCCAGGCGGTAGTATCATCGCTACAGCCAGCGTGGCTGGTCTGCGTGCGAGCGCTGGAACGACGGATTACTCTGCTAGCAAAGCCGCCGTCATCAACGTAATGCAGACGTGCGCGTACCAGCTAGCTGGCACAGGCATCCGGTGCAATGCCATTTGTCCTGGTTTGATCGAGACGGGCATGACAAAGGTGACGTATGATGCAGCGAGGCAACGGGGTACAGAGCGCAAGATTGGACAGTTGAATCCGCTGAGGAGGGGAGGTCAGCCCGATGAGATTGCTAGGATGGTGCTGTTTTTAGCGAGTGATGAGGCGAGCTATGTTAATGCGCAGGCCATGGTTGTGGATGGAGGGTTAAGTGGTAGTTTACCGTTTGTCATGGGCAAGTTGGCGTAA
- a CDS encoding ProP, Permease major facilitator superfamily, producing MQTNDGSVSASTPFRDAEASHPSTAGDGRITGTEKSPETTLEAKENTQTHAMESRTSNDTNSQDKAATRKADGEKTGADVAEKEHADDEVEDESKYLTGWKLVMLSIGLCLTTFVIALDNTIIATAIPKITTYFNSLDDVGWYGSSYLLTTTSLQPSFGRVYTYFDVKYTYLIALVIFEVGSVICAAATSSPMFIIGRAVAGAGAAALYSGGMTIIGFSVPLRKRAIYIAALSSMFGIASVVGPILGGAFTDRLSWRFCFWINLPFGAVSLLVVFFFFSNPKRQYSHLPVKERLKNIDIAGAVFLICAIVCLLLTLQWGGFTYAWSNSKVWGTLLGFGLLIIVFIIIQLRQGERATIPVRVFTQRTVLVSCLYSTLLSMALYTHIFYLPFYFQAIKGTTAEQSGIRTIAYLVSITCSSIVIGGLITVVGWYAPFMWFGSAVFAIGAGMLYTLKVGSPSSQWIGYQILSGIGAGAGVQIPFVAVQVVTNEKDMPTANACVMFFNSLGGALSISIAQNIFVNTLAKEIPKYAPGLDGRIVANAGATNLRKVVSAALLPGVLRGYNNAIVTAFILAIATSCIAFFVSLGMEQKSVKGKKIVPGGGA from the exons ATGCAAACGAACGATGGTTCCGTCAGCGCAAGCACACCATTTCGCGATGCCGAAGCTTCACATCCATCCACAGCAGGCGATGGGAGGATAACGGGTACCGAAAAGAGTCCCGAAACCACATTAGAGGCCAAAGAAAACACACAAACGCATGCAATGGAGTCGAGAACCAGCAACGATACAAATTCACAGGACAAGGCGGCTACAAGAAAAGCAGACGGGGAAAAGACTGGCGCTGATGTCGCTGAAAAGGAGCACGCCGATGACGAAGTCGAAGACGAATCAAAATACCTTACCGGCTGGAAACTGGTTATGCTATCCATAGGTCTCTGTCTTACGACTTTCGTCATCGCTCTCGATAACACAATCATCGCTACCGCCATCCCCAAGATCACCACCTACTTTAACAGTCTCGACGATGTAGGCTGGTACGGCTCGTCATACCTCCTGACAACAACGTCTCTTCAACCGTCTTTCGGCAGGGTATACACATACTTTGATGTTAAATACACATACCTGATTGCCCTTGTAATCTTCGAGGTTGGTTCAGTCATTTGCGCAGCGGCGACGAGCTCACCAATGTTCATCATCGGGCGAGCGGTTGCCGGAGCTGGCGCAGCAGCACTATACTCTGGCGGTATGACCATCATTGGGTTCTCGGTACCCTTGCGAAAACGAGCTATTTACATTGCTGCATTGTCGTCCATGTTTGGCATTGCGTCTGTCGTCGGACCCATTCTCGGCGGTGCTTTCACGGACCGGCTTAG TTGGCGCTTTTGCTTTTGGATCAACTTGCCCTTCGGTGCCGTCTCGCTCCTCgttgtcttcttcttcttcagcaACCCTAAGCGCCAGTACTCGCATCTTCCTGTCAAGGAGCGTCTCAAGAACATTGATATTGCCGGCGCTGTGTTTCTCATCTGCGCTATCGTATGCCTGCTTTTGACACTGCAATGGGGCGGCTTCACATACGCGTGGAGTAACTCCAAGGTATGGGGCACGCTACTAGGTTTCGGACTCCTTATCatcgtcttcatcatcatccaGCTCCGCCAGGGTGAGCGGGCAACGATTCCTGTACGAGTATTTACTCAGCGCACAGTCCTTGTTAGCTGTCTCTACTCGACTCTGCTATCAATGGCCTTGTACAC ACACATCTTCTACCTCCCCTTCTACTTTCAAGCCATCAAGGGCACCACGGCCGAACAGTCCGGCATCCGCACCATTGCCTACCTTGTCAGCATCACCTGCTCATCCATTGTAATCGGCGGCCTTATTACAGTCGTCGGCTGGTACGCGCCCTTTATGTGGTTCGGCAGCGCTGTCTTCGCCATCGGCGCTGGTATGCTCTACACGCTCAAAGTCGGCTCCCCATCCAGCCAATGGATTGGGTATCAAATTCTCTCGGGAATCGGCGCGGGAGCCGGCGTGCAAATCCCTTTTGTCGCCGTGCAAGTCGTGACCAACGAGAAAGACATGCCGACTGCCAACGCCTGCGTCATGTTTTTCAATTCACTCGGCGGCGCCCTATCCATTTCTATTGCACAGAACATATTCGTTAATACGCTGGCCAAGGAGATTCCAAAGTATGCGCCCGGTCTTGATGGGCGCATTGTGGCGAATGCGGGGGCGACGAATCTGAGGAAAGTGGTGTCTGCAGCTCTTCTGCCGGGCGTGCTGAGGGGCTATAACAATGCGATTGTTACGGCGTTTATACTGGCGATTGCGACGAGTTGTATAGCGTTTTTTGTGAGTTTGGGCATGGAGCAGAAGAGTGTCAAGGGGAAGAAGATTGTGCCTGGTGGTGGGGCTTAG
- a CDS encoding Herpes-BLLF1 multi-domain protein, which produces MASLDFDQKFLGRIAKQTEETNPFLSSALYQILGLSVLLARRLIRARKLRKLDTSRDTPSLAAYQHILWMSREGLSILELYILPYAQDNQHGPECRVLSVKLRASFYHIFCLFHNQPPVTTTNMTSTDPRHLGAPPLPLSPRNGNGYSRKTDPSRLSPPSKRAGKQPTLREPVDSIVSETSFVTNPYPSGGPVGTPSPGPTINAPPGLNPIPIPQPSSFILPPLNFIPLASGYFTTATQYATSYLPGSHPLRLSVALEHSAFLWDCLHDHDGSRRIARRAIKDVYRAQEAMDDTEFEDAAELVGILGRMMKRKSWEGTPRVGGMASPEPVTQDSPQASSGTPTQSGRPTTSAGPRPQKNSRRAAEGPPISDITIQIQPPPSATRSRANTASKSSPRQKESKSHANSPRSATQRHVEAGSPHTTPRTRRTSHESGSSTTPRAPPQGHGPRSPTTPSTVRTAHQTSGSGGSSKGTPVAGTSTPLTQSAAATLISDNMRNSPTLRRTPPTHFSSPEHHGSPFSPSQESSFARQKR; this is translated from the coding sequence ATGGCTTCTCTGGACTTTGATCAGAAGTTCCTCGGTCGGATAGCCAAACAGACAGAAGAGACAAATCCCTTTTTGTCCAGCGCGCTCTATCAGATCTTGGGCCTGTCGGTTCTGCTGGCCCGGAGACTCATTCGCGCCAGAAAGCTTCGCAAGCTAGACACGAGTCGAGACACGCCATCACTTGCAGCCTACCAGCACATACTCTGGATGTCCCGTGAGGGCTTGTCTATACTGGAGCTATACATACTTCCGTATGCTCAAGACAATCAGCATGGACCCGAGTGTAGAGTGTTGAGTGTCAAGTTGCGCGCAAGCTTCTACCACATCTTCTGTCTCTTCCACAACCAGCCGCCAGTAACGACAACAAACATGACGAGTACTGATCCCCGGCATCTTGGTGCACCCCCTTTGCCGTTGTCCCCACGAAACGGCAATGGGTACAGCCGCAAGACAGATCCTTCGAGACTGTCACCCCCATCGAAGCGTGCAGGCAAACAGCCTACCCTTCGTGAACCCGTCGACTCTATTGTGTCCGAGACATCCTTTGTCACAAACCCCTATCCATCAGGTGGACCAGTAGGAACCCCATCGCCTGGGCCAACGATCAACGCGCCACCGGGCCTCAACCCTATCCCTATTCCACAACCTTCATCTTTCATACTACCACCTCTGAACTTTATACCATTAGCTAGTGGCTACTTTACCACAGCCACGCAATACGCCACCTCATATCTACCCGGATCACATCCACTGAGACTATCTGTTGCGCTCGAACACAGCGCGTTCCTATGGGACTGTCTTCACGATCACGACGGATCACGACGCATTGCTCGGCGTGCCATCAAGGACGTATACCGCGCGCAAGAAGCTATGGACGATACAGAATTTGAAGATGCCGCAGAACTTGTGGGCATTCTCGGTCGAATGATGAAGCGGAAGAGTTGGGAAGGTACGCCACGTGTTGGTGGCATGGCCAGCCCGGAGCCAGTCACACAGGACTCTCCACAAGCAAGTAGTGGCACTCCCACTCAATCAGGTCGACCTACTACTTCTGCTGGTCCACGACCCCAGAAAAACAGCCGGAGAGCAGCAGAGGGTCCCCCAATATCGGACATCACTATACAAATACAACCACCACCCAGTGCAACGCGCAGTCGAGCAAATACAGCAAGCAAATCGTCGCCTCGGCAAAAAGAAAGCAAAAGCCATGCGAACAGTCCGAGATCAGCAACACAGCGGCATGTCGAAGCTGGCAGTCCACACACCACACCGCGCACTAGGCGTACCAGCCACGAAAGTGGCTCCAGCACAACGCCTCGAGCACCACCGCAAGGACATGGTCCCCGCTCACCCACCACACCATCCACGGTCCGTACCGCCCACCAAACATCGGGAAGCGGAGGGTCATCAAAAGGAACTCCCGTCGCCGGCACTTCCACTCCCCTTACGCAAAGTGCGGCCGCAACCCTCATTTCTGACAACATGCGCAACtcgcccacgctgcgtcgCACACCCCCCACCCACTTTTCCTCGCCCGAGCACCATGGTTCGCCCTTCTCGCCGTCGCAGGAAAGCTCTTTTGCGCGCCAGAAGAGGTGA
- a CDS encoding CN-hydrolase domain containing protein, which produces MPFTKYKAAAVTSEPCWFDLNAGVQKTIDFINEAGAAGCKLVAFPEVWIPGYPYWMWKINYQQSLPLLKKYRENSLPIDSEEFRKIRRAARDNQIYVSLGFSEIDHATCYLTQTLIDPTGEVINHRRKIKPTHVEKLVYGDGAGDTFKSVTQTELGRLGQLNCWENMNPFLKALNVSEGEQIHIAAWPVYPGKETLNYPDPATNVADPASDLVTPAYAIETGTWTLAPFQRLSKEGLKINTPEGVEPETDPSTYNGHARIYRPDGSLYAKPDKDFDGLMFVDIDLNECQLTKALADFSGHYMRPDLIRLLVDTRRKELVTEADPHGGITSYSTRQRLGLDVLLDSDAHKHQKSGASDLGATNGLAN; this is translated from the exons ATGCCTTTCACCAAATACAAAGCCGCTGCA GTCACCTCTGAGCCCTGCTGGTTCGACCTTAATGCCGGCGTTCAAAAGACTATCGACTTCATCAACGAAGCCGGTGCCGCTGGCTGCAAGCTCGTCGCCTTTCCCGAAGTCTGGATCCCAGGCTACCCCTACTGGATGTGGAAGATCAACTACCAGCAATCTCTGCCTTTGCTGAAGAAGTACCGCGAGAACTCTCTTCCTATTGATTCGGAAGAGTTTCGGAAAATTCGCAGGGCTGCGAGGGATAATCAAAT TTATGTCTCTCTGGGCTTCTCGGAGATCGATCATGCGACGTGCTATCTGACACAGACGCTGATCGATCCCACGGGCGAAGTCATCAACCACCGACGCAAAATCAAGCCTACACACGTTGAAAAGCTGGTCTATGGTGACGGTGCTGGCGACACATTCAAGTCCGTTACACAGACCGAGCTTGGGCGTCTGGGTCAACTCAACTGCTGGGAGAACATGAACCCATTCCTCAAGGCGCTCAACGTCTCCGAAGGCGAGCAGATCCACATCGCCGCGTGGCCTGTGTATCCCGGCAAGGAGACACTCAACTACCCTGATCCAGCTACTAACGTTGCGGACCCAGCGTCTGACCTAGTAACGCCAGCATATGCTATCGAGACGGGGACTTGGACGCTGGCGCCGTTCCAGAGGCTGAGTAAGGAGGGTTTGAAGATCAATACGCCTGAAGGGGTAGAACCCGAGACTGACCCCTCAACGTACAATGGACATGCGCGTATCTACAGGCCAGACGGGTCGCTGTATGCAAAGCCTGATAAGGACTTTGATGGTCTCATGTTTGTCGAT ATTGACCTCAACGAATGCCAGTTGACCAAGGCTCTGGCAGACTTCTCAGGTCATTACATGCGCCCTGACCTCATCCGCCTGCTCGTGGATACCCGTCGCAAGGAACTTGTTACTGAAGCTGATCCTCATGGTGGCATTACCTCGTACTCTACTCGCCAGCGTCTTGGTCTTGACGTGCTGCTCGATTCGGATGCGCACAAGCATCAGAAGAGCGGTGCTTCTGATTTGGGAGCTACGAACGGTTTGGCAAACTAG
- a CDS encoding tRNA splicing endonuclease subunit (Sen54), which translates to MADEDEDISHLRVPDAADFDPTEEAQDFRFLDKLTAQDSAHPTLPKRGEKDFESHETNLQLDTLEASRRAMHGVLSWQRTHTQKGHILAMYDPERNMACVDKVRSQHFQTIGTNKGGREWLLPEEALFLLERGTLDCRWPVKREVGDETVYRTEDGAPMSLQSAYAAFLGFEGGVGGKLTLEMYNVYAGLKRSGYVVFRTGTWDDDRGEVLPAPPELKEQPDSGPGIIARFFADIWRRLSQPTYTISPENLAFGPLIKPGLYRSYSDIYCLLKLIPSHDRACPPSFILPPSLDNPYRIHFDVYRTTAKFRKSARASLTPDFRICVVDARTSAIPTSAQLNDLMAQVPEDRPKDSDQPYQRLKHGYRNVVLAVVDNDI; encoded by the exons ATGGCCGACGAAGACGAGGACATTTCGCACCTGCGCGTGCCCGACGCTGCTGACTTTGACCCCACCGAAGAGGCGCAGGATTTTCGGTTCCTCGACAAACTCAC CGCACAGGATAGCGCACATCCTACGCTACCCAAGCGCGGCGAGAAAGACTTTGAAAGCCATGAGACGAACCTACAGCTCGACACGCTCGAGGCCTCGCGCCGGGCCATGCATGGCGTCCTCTCGTGGCAACGCACCCACACGCAAAAGGGCCATATCCTAGCCATGTATGACCCCGAGCGCAACATGGCATGCGTCGACAAAGTCCGATCTCAGCACTTCCAGACCATAGGCACCAACAAAGGCGGGAGGGAGTGGCTCCTGCCTGAGGAGGCTCTATTCTTGCTCGAGAGAGGCACACTGGACTGTCGGTGGCCGGTGAAGCGCGAGGTAGGCGACGAGACAGTCTATAGGACCGAGGATGGTGCACCCATGAGCCTACAGTCAGCGTATGCGGCCTTTCTCGGCTTCGAGGGAGGCGTCGGCGGGAAGTTGACACTGGAGATGTACAACGTCTATGCTGGATTGAAGAGGTCAGGCTATGTCGTCTTCAGGACGGGGACATGGGATGACGATAGAGGGGAGGTATTGCCTGCCCCGCCAGAGCTTAAGGAGCAACCTGATTCTGGTCCTGGCATCATCGCACGCTTCTTCGCCGATATATGGCGGCGTCTGAGCCAGCCAACTTATACAATCTCACCCGAGAACCTGGCTTTCGGCCCGCTCATCAAACCTGGACTGTACAGGAGCTACAGCGATATCTACTGTCTCCTCAAGCTTATCCCAAGCCACGACCGCGCATGCCCACCCTCATTTATCCTTCCACCGTCCCTAGATAACCCGTACCGCATCCACTTTGACGTATACCGCACAACAGCCAAGTTCCGCAAATCTGCCCGTGCAAGTCTTACCCCCGACTTCCGCATCTGTGTCGTTGATGCTCGTACAAGCGCCATTCCTACGAGCGCACAGCTGAATGATCTCATGGCACAGGTACCAGAAGATAGACCCAAAGACTCGGATCAACCGTACCAAAGGCTCAAGCATGGATATAGGAACGTTGTTTTAGCAGTTGTAGATAACG ATATATGA
- a CDS encoding DUF1421 multi-domain protein, giving the protein MHMKAERRVPFARMYHTDARVPHSMPSSMRPSGPVITADAFGSPQGLKGLYGTAMLHQRRMASMPSSQYVGQMDNQMSPVSKRCVPRGQEMAKIPAMFQQYHSDEEKRNSERVVGLNKENGGFAGFGIPQPSPRSFNNTPGHGRQPTDPFVDYTPEPSSRILQPSNQYLVPGQSSVGASRFTAGLPSPASAFAQNLVATQPLPQVFYNTEPNTPAWPSSAPPTFTLNVPPNRAYAPSPSPHVSARPSLPIPPPPLPSLGAHYTQDPTGRARLDSQKSVRETWIRTEATKIAQLSRLRHQAEQLYTKTQTQEDFELWQKASAAFAEATSLEKRQEERRALLLKDRDMLPLTTTRKEDMSAAMRELFETAGVDGGERKLLGFVMALMERVCAEVKDGEGHEGGISADMLATLSLEEKKELRKHLVGRLQKVQK; this is encoded by the exons ATGCACATGAAGGCAGAGAGACGCG TCCCTTTTGCGCGTATGTACCACACGGATGCCAGAGTGCCGCATAGCATGCCGAGTTCTATGCGACCTTCCGGTCCGGTGATCACGGCTGATGCGTTCGGCTCGCCTCAGGGTCTCAAGGGTCTTTACGGCACAGCGATGTTGCATCAGCGGAGAATGGCGAGTATGCCATCATCGCAATACGTGGGTCAGATGGATAATCAGATGTCGCCAGTGTCTAAGAGATGTGTTCCTCGAGGTCAAGAGATGGCAAAGATCCCTGCTATGTTTCAGCAATACCATTCTGATGAAGAGAAGAGGAATAGCGAGAGGGTAGTTGGGTTGAATAAGGAAAACGGTGGCTTTGCTGGATTCGGTATACCGCAGCCGTCTCCCAGATCCTTCAACAACACTCCTGGACACGGTCGCCAACCTACCGATCCTTTCGTGGACTATACACCAGAACCGAGCTCTCGTATACTGCAGCCATCGAATCAGTATCTGGTTCCAGGTCAGTCTTCCGTCGGCGCATCCAGGTTCACTGCAGGTCTGCCATCGCCCGCCTCTGCTTTTGCACAAAATCTCGTTGCCACACAGCCGCTTCCTCAAGTCTTCTACAACACAGAGCCAAACACACCAGCATGGCCGTCTTCTGCTCCCCCAACATTCACGCTAAACGTTCCACCTAACAGGGCATACGCACCGTCACCTTCACCGCACGTATCTGCCCGCCCCTCTCTTCCCATACCTCCACCTCCTCTCCCCAGCCTCGGAGCCCACTACACGCAGGATCCCACCGGCCGCGCGCGTCTCGACTCGCAAAAGAGCGTCCGCGAAACCTGGATTCGCACCGAAGCCACAAAGATAGCTCAACTGTCTCGTCTCCGCCACCAAGCTGAACAGCTCTACACCAAGACCCAAACCCAAGAAGACTTTGAGCTCTGGCAGAAAGCCTCAGCCGCATTCGCCGAGGCTACCAGTTTGGAAAAGAGGCAGGAGGAGCGCCGCGCATTACTTCTGAAGGACAGGGATATGTTGCCGttgacgacgacgaggaaggAGGACATGAGTGCTGCGATGAGGGAATTGTTTGAGACTGCGGGTGTGGATGGAGGAGAACGCAAGTTGTTGGGATTTGTGATGGCGCTTATGGAGAGAGTCTGCGCAGAGGTCAAGGATGGGGAGGGCCATGAAGGCGGTATCTCAGCGGATATGCTTGCGACGCTTAGTttggaggagaagaaggagctGCGTAAGCATCTTGTTGGCCGACTCCAGAAGGTGCAAAAGTAG
- a CDS encoding RNA14, Pre 3'-end processing (cleavage and polyadenylation) factor, giving the protein MEKTSAPRIKNLAAAPIQISAEQLLREAVDRQDEKLKAPTQRFADLEELHEFQGRKRKEFEDYVRRNRINMNNWMRYAAWELEQKEFRRARSIFERALDVDSTSVALWLRYIESEMKHRNVQHARNLLDRAVTILPRVDKLWYKYVYMEETLGNIDGARSVFERWMQWEPEEAAWSSYIKLEKRHGEFERCRAIFERFTVVHPEPKNWIKWAKFEEENGTSDLVRDVYGTAVTTLGDDFMDEKLFMAYAKFEARLKELERARAIYKFALDRMPRSKSVNLHKAFTTFEKQYGDRDGIEDVILSKRRVHYEEQVKENPKNYDAWVDFARLEETSSNQDRVRDIYERAIAQIPPTQEKRHWRRYIYLWLFYAVYEETVSRDIERTRQIYQECIRLLPHKRFTFAKVWLMFAHFEVRQGQLTTARKLLGQSLGMCPKDKLFKGYIELEMKLFEFNRCRQLYTKYIEWNGSNSQTWIKFAELERGLDDLERARAIFELAVEEPQLDMPELVWKSYIDFEEGEGEYERTRALYERLLQKTDHVKVWTSWAQFELSVPDETTAEDDETISEAAKSRAREIFTRAHTRLKEHELKEDRVALLSAWKSFEDVHGSAEDKEKIEKQMPRKVKKRRKLDDDSFEEYVDYVFPADDESAAKLARLMANAQKWKMAQAAQAAAGGNGESADGNGE; this is encoded by the exons ATGGAGAAGACATCTGCTCCACGTATCAAAAACCTTGCGGCGGCGCCCATACAGATCAGCGCAGAGCAGCTGCTACGAGAAGCCGTCGACCGTCAAGATGAGAAGCTTAAAGCGCCAACGCAGCGCTTTGCTGATCTGGAGGAGCTGCACGAGTTCCAGGGCAGGAAGCGCAAGGAATTTGAGGATTATGTGCGGCGGAACCGCATCAACATGAACAACTGGATGCGCTATGCTGCCTGGGAATTGGAACAGAAGGAATTCAGACGTGCACGCTCCATCTTCGAACGAGCCCTCGATGTCGACTCGACAAGCGTGGCCCTGTGGTTGCGGTATATTGAGTCTGAAATGAAGCATCGGAACGTCCAGCATGCGCGCAACCTCCTCGATCGTGCCGTCACCATTCTTCCGCGAGTTGATAAGTTATGGTACAAATAT GTTTACATGGAGGAGACCCTCGGCAACATCGATGGTGCAAGGTCTGTTTTCGAACGCTGGATGCAATGGGAGCCCGAAGAGGCAGCATGGAGTTCATACATCAAGCTGGAAAAGAGACACGGTGAATTCGAGAGATGTCGAGCCATATTCGAGCGATTTACCGTTGTGCATCCCGAGCCAAAGAATTGGATTAAATGGGCCAAGTTTGAGGAAGAGAATGGCACAAGCGATCTTGTACGCGACGTTTACGGAACAGCTGTTACCACACTTGGCGATGACTTCATGGACGAGAAGCTATTCATGGCATACGCCAAGTTCGAAGCGAGGCTTAAGGAGCTAGAACGAGCCCGAGCCATTTACAAGTTTGCTCTGGATCGTATGCCACGATCAAAGTCTGTCAATTTGCACAAGGCCTTTACGACCTTTGAGAAGCAGTATGGAGATCGGGACGGTATTGAAGACGTTATATTGTCGAAACGCCGGGTTCACTATGAAGAGCAGGTGAAAGAGAATCCCAAAAACTACGATGCATGGGTCGACTTTGCACGGCTAGAAGAGACATCTAGCAATCAGGACCGAGTGCGAGACATTTACGAGCGAGCGATTGCACAGATACCACCGACACAGGAGAAGCGCCATTGGAGACGATACATCTATCTCTGGCTGTTCTATGCCGTCTATGAGGAGACTGTTTCACGCGACATTGAGCGGACACGCCAAATATATCAAGAGTGCATACGCCTGCTTCCGCACAAGCGCTTCACTTTTGCCAAAGTATGGCTGATGTTTGCACACTTTGAAGTTAGGCAGGGCCAACTTACAACAGCACGCAAGCTCTTGGGTCAGAGTCTGGGCATGTGCCCAAAGGACAAACTGTTCAAAGGCTACATTGAGTTGGAAATGAAGCTTTTCGAGTTCAACCGTTGCCGGCAACTCTATACCAAATACATTGAGTGGAACGGATCGAATTCTCAGACCTGGATCAAGTTTGCGGAATTAGAGCGTGGTCTTGATGACCTTGAACGCGCACGCGCCATCTTCGAGCTTGCCGTGGAGGAGCCGCAGCTAGACATGCCTGAACTGGTCTGGAAATCCTACATAGACTTCGAAGAAGGTGAAGGCGAGTACGAACGCACTCGTGCACTATACGAGCGTCTGCTGCAGAAGACGGACCACGTCAAGGTATGGACTTCATGGGCACAGTTTGAACTCAGCGTGCCCGATGAGACCACTGCCGAAGACGACGAGACGATCAGCGAGGCCGCCAAATCACGTGCTCGCGAAATCTTCACGCGTGCCCACACACGTCTCAAGGAACACGAGCTCAAAGAAGACCGCGTTGCCCTTCTCAGCGCCTGGAAGTCGTTTGAGGATGTTCATGGTAGTGCAGAAGACAAGGAGAAGATTGAGAAACAGATGCCGCGCAAGGTtaagaagagaagaaagtTGGACGACGACAGTTTCGAGGAGTATGTGGACTATGTGTTCCCTGCAGACGACGAGAGTGCGGCGAAATTGGCAAGACTCATGGCGAATGCGCAAAAGTGGAAGATGGCGCAGGCCGCTCAAGCTGCGGCTGGAGGAAATGGAGAGAGTGCAGATGGAAATGGCGAGTAG